Part of the Flagellimonas eckloniae genome, CAATGTGGCCAAATGCCCCAATGAACCCTTACCGGAATACGCCTTTATTGGACGGTCCAATGTTGGGAAATCTTCTTTGATCAATATGCTCATGGAGCGCAAAAGTTTGGCCAAAACCTCTGGTAGACCTGGAAAGACCCAGCTTATTAACCATTTTAAGGTTAATGAAAATTGGTTCTTGGTAGATTTGCCCGGTTACGGGTATGCTCGGGTTTCCAAAAAAGATAAAAAGGTTTTTCAAAAGTACATTACGGAGTATTTTGAAAAACGCGAACAACTGGTTTCTGCTTTTGTTTTGGTTGATATTAGACATGATCCGCAACCGGTAGATCTGGAATTTATGGAGTGGTTGGGAACCAATGGCATTCCATTTGCGATAATCTTTACCAAAGCGGACAAGCTTAAACCAGCAGTGGTTGAAAAACAGGCACAGACCTATCTACAGAAATTATTGGATGGCGTTTGGGAAGAAGCTCCTCCACATTTTATTACATCATCTTCCAACCGTGCTGGGCGTATTGAACTGTTGGGTTATATTGACGCTATAAATAAAGAGCACTTTGCCTCTTAACTATATAAACGGGTTTCACTTTACCCGTTCCTTTACCAAATCAACCAATCCATTGGCTGTTTCCAACTGATTAAGTTCTTCTTTGGATATCAATATCTCTAAACCCTGCTCCCCTTCAATCAATACAATGGGAAAATTGAATTTATGCCCAAACTTACTGGCATATTTTTTTGCAAACTCATCCTTATGCAAAAATTCCATTTGAAGCTCGATCTCTTGTCTGAATTTTTTCCACGTTTTATTTTCGGTCATTACACCAAAGGTGATATCGCAAAGTTTACAATCGTATGTTGAAGGATTAAATACTTTATGCATACTGTCCATTAGGGCATTTCGCTTTCCCGAATTTGCATTGTATATGAAAATAAGTTTTTGGGTAATTTTCTCGTTCATTTTATAAAAATACAGTGGTTTTCTGGCAGAATGGAAGGATAATGATTTATTTTACAAGGATATAAATAAGTTAGGCAAAATTTAAAATGAACTCTTCAGTAAAGAATTATCAGAATCTTAATACAAAGCATAAGAAAATTATTTTCTATGCGCTTATTGGAGTATTAACATTAACTATCGGGCCTGTTGGAATAGGTTACACCGAAAATGATTTAATACTGAAGAACGGACAGTTGGAAATAACTGGATTATATGGAGAGGAAATTTCACCATCGGAAATTAAATCAATAGAACTGATAGATAAAAGGCCCAGTTTTCGGAAAAGAATCAATGGATTCTCTACAGGAAATCGGAAAAAAGGTTATTTCAGAACTAATGGTGGAGAAAAAATAAAAGCGATTATAAATTCTAACACTAAACCTTGGATTTTGATAACTAAAGAATCTGGGGACAAAATATACTTCTCTTCTGGTGGAAAATCCAACGGGACTATATATCTAGAACTGAAAAAAACTTTGCCTAACAAAACCTAAACGTAATGCGGACTTTAGGACTAAATCTAAAGGTCTGCGTATATTTATGAAGTCGTTAAATCTTATGGATTTAGCTTTGGACAAAACAAAAAAAAGCAAAACAATAAACTTTAGCTCAACCGTTGTAAGCCATTAAAAAACAAACGTGAAAGAATTTTTAAAAAAAATAAAACTCATAGAGCATTTGATAACAGATGTTGAAATTCAAAAAACTGAATTTGTAGCAAAGTTTAGACAACACGTTGATGAAGGAAGTACAGGAATGTTTTCTGACACTTTTGATGTTTTTTCTTCAAGCAAAAATGAATATAAAGGACAAGTTGGATATGAAGGATTCAAAATAAAGAGGAGGAGAAGATTTTTCGATATGAATATGAATTTAGCAGTCGCAAGAGGAACTTATAGACAGAGTAATGAAAAACTAATAATTGAAACTGAAATAAACGGATTTAGTGGAATGATGATTCCCTTTTATCTATTTGCAATTGTTTTTTATTCCATATTTATCGGAACATTTTTTATGACTGATAATATTGAAGGAAATGGTGCTGGATTTGCATTACCATTTATACTCATACACGCGGCTTTTATGTTTGGAATCCCCTACTTTATAATGAGGAAAAGCACAAAACGAATGAAGCACGAATTAGAACGTGAATTTTATTATATGACAAAAAAATAACGGCTTACAACAATGGATATAAGTAATTGCTTGTTCTCGCCTACTTACGAAAATCCTCGCGAATTTTTCATTTTGGGTTATACTTGCTAAGTTAACCACTATAACACGCAACTACTCATAGCCGATACCGCAGGCACCAATTAAATTAATCGATATGAAAGTTACAGCTGAAAAAAATGAAAAGCTTGCCACTATGATATTTGCATCCATTTATCCACATTACCTGAATAGGTTGGAGAAAAATGGAAGAACAAAAGAAGAGCTCAATCAAGTAATTGAATGGTTCACTGGTTTTGATCAAGATGCTTTACAAGCACTTATTGATGAGAAAGCAACCTTTAGAACATTTTTTCAAAAAGCTAAAATACATCCAAACGCACACCTGATCAAAGGAGTGGTTTGTGGTTATCGAATTGAAGAAATAGCCGATGAATTTGAATTGTATAAACAATGTAGACGCATGGAAAAGTTGATTGATGAATTGGCAAGAGGTCGTAAAATGGAGAAAATTTTGCGTGAAGAAAAAAAGTGAACACTCCTAAACTGCATTAAAGCATAGTTTATACAATTCAAATACATCAGTTTTCTGCCAGAATGGAGGGATAATGATTTATTTACATAGCAATAGACAAGTTGTGTAATAAGCTGAAAAATAACTTAATCAAAAATGAACAAAGATAAAAAATCAAAAAAAGGAAAAACAATCGGAATAATTGTCGGAATGATTGCTTTTGCATTATCATACTATGGGGTTCAACAACTTTTTAAGAAAGACTTGGAATCTGAATTGGAAAACGCTGCGTTGGAATTAAATAAGCAAACACCAATACAAGTTGACCAATTTTCTCGATTAGATAGTGCTTCAACCAAAGGAAAAACGAACTTCATTTATCATTATACACTTTTTGACTTAGAAAAATCAGAAGTGAATTTGGACACTGTAAGTAAATACATAAAACCGAGCTTAATTGAAAACATAAAAAATAGTCCTGAACTAAAATTTTACAGAGATAATAATATAATTATGGACTATAAATATTATGACAAAAAAGGTGCGCTAGTCACGAAAATTTCTGTAACTCCCGAATTATACAAATGATTAA contains:
- the yihA gene encoding ribosome biogenesis GTP-binding protein YihA/YsxC — protein: MKITSAEFVMSNSNVAKCPNEPLPEYAFIGRSNVGKSSLINMLMERKSLAKTSGRPGKTQLINHFKVNENWFLVDLPGYGYARVSKKDKKVFQKYITEYFEKREQLVSAFVLVDIRHDPQPVDLEFMEWLGTNGIPFAIIFTKADKLKPAVVEKQAQTYLQKLLDGVWEEAPPHFITSSSNRAGRIELLGYIDAINKEHFAS
- a CDS encoding DUF2200 domain-containing protein, encoding MKVTAEKNEKLATMIFASIYPHYLNRLEKNGRTKEELNQVIEWFTGFDQDALQALIDEKATFRTFFQKAKIHPNAHLIKGVVCGYRIEEIADEFELYKQCRRMEKLIDELARGRKMEKILREEKK